GCATAAAATTCAAACCTCAAATTAAAAAATTAGATTAAAAAATGGCAACAAAAATCAGATTGCAGCGCGGCGGTCGTAAGAGCTATGCTTTCTACAGCATCGTAATCGCTGACGTTAGAGCACCACGTGATGGTAAATTTACTGAGAAGATTGGTACTTACAACCCTAACACCAATCCTGCTACTGTAGATTTGAATTTCGATCGTGCCCTCTACTGGGTAGAGACAGGTGCACAGCCAACAGACACAGTACGTAACATCCTCAAGGGCGAGGGCGTTTACTTGATGAAGCACCTCCGTGGTGGCGTTAAGAAGGGCGCATTCGACGAGGCTGAGGCTCAGAAGCGTTTCGACGCTTGGAAGAACGGCGCAGACCAGAAGGTTTCTGCAGTTCGTGACGCTGAGGCTAAGGCTAAGAAGGAAGCTGCTGCTAAGGAGCTCGAGGCTGAGAAGAAGATGAATGAAGCAATCGCAAAGAAGGTAGCTGACAAGAAGGCTGCTCAGGCTGCTGCTCAGGCAGAGGCTGAGGCTGCTGCAACTGCTGAGGAAACTCCAGCAGAGGACGCTCCTGCAGAGGCTTAATCTTCTTGAAGATTTAAAGTATAAAGGTCGGTTTCTCTTTTTGAGGTCCGACCTTTTTTATTAAACTTACCCCATTGGGGATTTTTTTTGGAAATAATAGATTCTTGATGATAGATTCTCAAAAAGAATAATAAATTCTTCATAATAAGGATATTTACATTTTCAAAAGAATGAATTCTTTAAAAGTAGATTCTGTAATCAAGATTCTGTAATATATAGATTCTGTAATGATATCGGTTGAAAATCTTAAAGTTGAATTTGGCGTTAAACCTCTTTTTCATGATGTCAGTTTTGTCATCAATGATAGAGATCGCATAGCGCTCGTCGGCAAAAACGGTGCTGGAAAATCTACCATGCTCAAAATCCTGTGTGGTTTGCAGAAACCTACTGACGGTGTTGTGGCGATTCCAAACGATACCACTATCGGATATCTGCCTCAGGTCATGAAACTTCAGGACGATACGACGGTCAAGGAAGAAACCCGCAAGGCCTTTGCTCATAATACGGAGATGAAGGCGCGTCTTGATAAGATGCAGCAGGAAATGGCTGACCGTACCGACTACGAGAGTGATGAATATGCGCAACTCGTGGAGAAGTTCTCTCAGGAACATGAACGCTACATGATGATGGGAGGTGAAAACTATGAGGCTGAAATCGAACGTACCCTGACAGGTCTCGGATTTGTGCGAGAGGATTTTGAACGTCCTACCAGAGAGTTTTCCGGTGGATGGCGTATGCGTATTGAATTGGCGAAAATCCTGTTGCAGAAACCTGATGTCCTCTTGCTCGATGAGCCTACCAACCATCTTGATATCGAAAGTATCCAGTGGTTGGAACAGTTTCTTGCTCAAAGTGCCAAGGCGGTAGTACTCGTGAGCCACGACCGTGCGTTTATCAATAATGTTACCAATCGTACGTTGGAGATTACCTGCGGAAGGGTAGAGGACTACAAAGTAAAATACGATGAGTATATCGTCCTTCGTCAGGAACGTCGTGAACAGCAGTTGAGGGCTTACGAGAACCAACAGAAGGAAATCGCTGATATTAAGGACTTTATAGAGCGATTCCGATATAAACCTACCAAGGCAGTACAGGTGCAGAGCCGTATCAAGCAATTGGAGAAAATTGTGCCGATCGAGGTGGATGAGGTGGATAACAAACAGATGCATCTCAAGTTCCCTCCTTGTCTGCGAAGCGGTGATTATCCGGTTATCTGCGATGAGGTACGCAAGGATTATGGAGAGCATACGGTTTTCGATCATGTCACCCTTACTATTAAAAGAGGTGAGAAGGTTGCGTTCGTAGGAAAGAACGGTGAAGGTAAATCAACGCTTGTCAAATGTATCATGGGCGAGATTCCTTTTACGGGCAACCTCAAGATTGGACACAATGTACAGATAGGATATTTCGCACAGAACCAGGCGCAGCTCCTTGATGAAAACCTCACGATATTCGATACCATCGATCGTGTAGCCACTGGTGAAATGCGATTGAAAATCAATGATCTCCTCGGTTCATTCATGTTTGGTGGTGAGACATCGGAAAAGTATGTGAAGGTACTCAGTGGAGGTGAAAGAAGTAGATTGGCCATGATCAAACTGCTGCTCGAACCAGTCAACCTGCTGATACTCGATGAGCCTACCAACCATCTTGATATGCAGTCAAAGGATGTGCTCAAGGAAGCTATCAAGGCTTTTGATGGTACAGCTATCATCGTGAGCCATGACCGTGAATTCCTTGATGGACTGGTAGATAAAGTCTATGAGTTCGGTGGCGGTAAGGTACGTGAGCACTTAGGTGGTATCTACGACTATCTCCGTGCGCACAATGCAGATTCCATCAATGCCGCATTGACAAGTGCTCAGTCAGCTCCAGTAGCAGCAACTGTAGAGTCAACTCCTTCTGCCGGTAAACAGAATTATGCGGAGCATAAGGAACAGCAGAAGAAAATCCGCAAGGCTGAGAAG
This is a stretch of genomic DNA from Segatella hominis. It encodes these proteins:
- a CDS encoding 30S ribosomal protein S16; translation: MATKIRLQRGGRKSYAFYSIVIADVRAPRDGKFTEKIGTYNPNTNPATVDLNFDRALYWVETGAQPTDTVRNILKGEGVYLMKHLRGGVKKGAFDEAEAQKRFDAWKNGADQKVSAVRDAEAKAKKEAAAKELEAEKKMNEAIAKKVADKKAAQAAAQAEAEAAATAEETPAEDAPAEA
- a CDS encoding ABC-F family ATP-binding cassette domain-containing protein gives rise to the protein MISVENLKVEFGVKPLFHDVSFVINDRDRIALVGKNGAGKSTMLKILCGLQKPTDGVVAIPNDTTIGYLPQVMKLQDDTTVKEETRKAFAHNTEMKARLDKMQQEMADRTDYESDEYAQLVEKFSQEHERYMMMGGENYEAEIERTLTGLGFVREDFERPTREFSGGWRMRIELAKILLQKPDVLLLDEPTNHLDIESIQWLEQFLAQSAKAVVLVSHDRAFINNVTNRTLEITCGRVEDYKVKYDEYIVLRQERREQQLRAYENQQKEIADIKDFIERFRYKPTKAVQVQSRIKQLEKIVPIEVDEVDNKQMHLKFPPCLRSGDYPVICDEVRKDYGEHTVFDHVTLTIKRGEKVAFVGKNGEGKSTLVKCIMGEIPFTGNLKIGHNVQIGYFAQNQAQLLDENLTIFDTIDRVATGEMRLKINDLLGSFMFGGETSEKYVKVLSGGERSRLAMIKLLLEPVNLLILDEPTNHLDMQSKDVLKEAIKAFDGTAIIVSHDREFLDGLVDKVYEFGGGKVREHLGGIYDYLRAHNADSINAALTSAQSAPVAATVESTPSAGKQNYAEHKEQQKKIRKAEKAVKECEDRIAKLEKRKKEIDDLLMKPENATNMELVTEYTSLMQKLDEENDNWLLLSEKLEEVCNS